The genome window GCTAACGATTTAACAATTCTCCACCCATGTATGGTCATTTCGCCTGTCTAAATAAACAGCTTACtataaaatatgttttgaaTTTGCGGTGGTGTAATAGTAAAAGGACTTTGGTGCTTCCCTACCTGCTGAACGCCAGTAACCTGCGTGACAAACTCTTGCCGAAATCAGGAAGACGCTTTTACTCACATCATGAAAGTGCGCCGCCTAGTGATCCGCTATATATTTGTATAAAACATGACCTTTCcctaaatctgtttttttttttacactatcATATCTGTTATAATGTGCTTTTCAAATGTGTGTATCTGCAGAAAAGGCTGTGTTTTCTGTACAAAGTGATTTCAGATGAAGAAAGCCACGCCTTGAGGGGGGTCAACCAACTGATTTAGGTTGTTTACACTTAAGCATATCCATGGCCTTAGGTCTATAGGgtatttttatctttgttttcCTCACACTGTGTTAATATGCCACATTAGTAACCGCTCTAATCTGCCAAATAATAAATTATGAGTTGGTGTTggtgcttaaagggatagttcaccttaaaatgaaaattctgtcatcatttacgcatcctcatgttgttctaaacctgtatgaatttcttttatccgatgaacacaaaagaagatattttgagaaatgatggtaaacacacagcagatagtgaccattgacttctatagtagaaataaaaaaatataatggaatttaatgggtaccatcaactgtgtgcttaccatcatttatcaaaatattgtcttcatcatttatcacaatacttccaaaatattttttccatacTATTGAAGTCACAAACagcacacacatctctgctacaaattaaCACTTAGGGGCGGTTTTCTGGACAGGGTTcagtggtcaccaaccctgttcctggagatttaggccctgtcccaaatggcacactttaTGTGGACTTTCAGTCTTGTAgccttaaagagcacctattgtccgattcacattttacatttcctttggtgtgtaagtgtgtattagtacatgtgcaaaagatacaaaccccaaagtaaacgatgacgcgagttatcgtttccaacgtaaatctcttttcttggactacatcaaacacacggattgtagtcaacagtttacttcctgggattggtaatgtagacaagaccgacattattataattcctcccgcttggactaacagcctgtaagttaactcctgttagcattgcattgtgcacgaatctttcaaacatgataaggagcgtcacatttccggctgacgtcagaggtattcaggccaatcacaacgtacagattagttGGCCAATCATGTACACGGAGcatttcaaatctgtgcgtttcaggaagagagctgtttttttagcaatgaaataggggcactttaaattgcgcattctcGCTTAGTGTACGTCTCTGTAGGGTGTACCATCTGTAATTTTTACGCcccgaagtgtgctcatcagcgcctcctttgcacccttgatgtgATCTGCACTCCAGCAAGCTTCacacactttaccaacccagaagtcctttgcgaaagagcaatcaggcCAATCAGGCGACGGAAGGGGTTCACACtaatgggcaacttctcttcctagtTCCAGCATGACACTCGAGTCTGTCCGAAAATACAACTCTGGTGCACCCTCGTGGTCAAAGGTCCCTatggtctgcactacatgatgtcatcaaagtgtggactctgaggaagtccacaagtcaggagtgtgccatttgggacagggccctACTTTCCTAGAGAGTTCACCTTTAATGAAGCACACCTCACTGAAAAAAGTTATTCATTGGAttcaatcaatttttttaaggtacgtggttgcaatcaatttatttaagctttatttaaatgtagcttaaataaattgattacaaccacttaccttaaaattttttattaaattcaatgaatcattttcttCAGTGCTGAACCTGCTAATCAAGATTTTCAAGGCTACCCAAAAATAAGAGCAGGTGTGCTGAAGCAGGGTTGGATCTAAAATAGGCAGGAGGGTGcagggttggtgaccactgGTTTAGATGAACCCAGgactatgccttagttatattaggacattgaagaagtttttacaaacaaaccttacaaaaagacaatactggtgtgtatcttgagacaaaacaatggcactgatatatgttaagatatgttagtacaagatgtttttaaattaaggcagctttAGTGcactttagtctgggactaagataaaccctgtccaggaaattGCCCCATAAAGTTTGTTTCTTTAACATACCGTTCTCATACAATTACACCAAAAGTGACAAAAGTACAAATACCAAGTACAAGTAAACCATCCAGGTAACATCACAgttacacaaatgcacacatagAAATGTTATGAAATAAGCTTTGTGCTACCTCCTCTCTTCAGACCTTTAAGTCTCAACTTAAAACTCATCTATTTACTTTTGCTGgataaagaatttttttctgtACTTAATTGTTGTCAACTTTTGTTTTTCTAAATGTCCCTTCTGACTGTTTGTTTGACAATTGATTGTATTATTGCTTGTCTAATAATTGTATAATTTTGTGACCTTGGGTTCTTGCGCTATAAACATATTATTATAaacatgttattattattaatcgtAAAGTTGAAAAGAAAGGTCCTACCTTCTCGAGTAGAATATTCTGCCAAAGCCGAAATATTCCCTGGAAACTTTTTTCCCTTGCTGAGAAAGAGCTAAAGAACAGCTGTGGagaatgaatattttttgtcATGACAATACATTCATCTTCAAAACACAAAATCATAAAGGACAAACTTGACTAAACAGCATATACCCACCTTTTCTGAAAGAGTATTGATCTGTATAGCGTTTGGTATCCATTTTGCAGTCTTCTCTCTTGACATTGAGGTGATATCCTTCATGTTCAACATGATCTAATTCAAAGTCACATTTATTGCCACAATATTATTCACGATAAAGCGTCAAAAAGTGCATACAATCCATACAATACTAGAAATATTTTGCATTGACATGGTATTTGATAgagcactctaaaaatggctgggttatttcaaagctataatgggtaaatattggacagctCGGACAGCtcatattattataaatattggTCAGCTCAtattaaaattgacccaatgctgggttattataacccatggttgcataacaacatttttaaccTAGTATGTGTTATGTCCAATTTTTACCTATTAtaggttaaaataacccagcaatttttAGAGTGAGGTTATGAGGTTATTATCTTTCTCTAGTACTCACTTTTGTACCACGAAAAACTAAACTGTAGAAACATAACCAGTTCTCTGTGAGGTAGAGGCGTCCTTGTAATAGGATATCCTTCTGCAAAGCACACGTGTAGTCTAGAAGAAAGATGGTTTATACAAATAAGATCTATTATGATTACACAACCATTGTTTTAGCCCCTCTCTGTCTCCCTCTATCAAGTATTACCTGCAATAAGTTTCTCCGACTGGGGCACCTCTCTAAATAACTTCCTGAACTCATCGCTCCTCTGGTTATAATTTGTGTAAAGCAACGATTCGGCTGGCTGCGATGTTGTTATGCTCGGCCCAGCCACTTCAGGGACCTGTGAGGTCAAATCACATTTCAAACCAAAAGCATGCTTCATTCCATTTTCTATAAATACAGCCATTTTAGTTCTTGTTGCACATTCAAGCTTGTTATTTCAGGCCCGCGTTACAATACAGATCTTTATCAGCATTAAGCATTCTTCCAGGAACACATTTTACATCCCTGCGAGTTTAATAATACCTCATAATATTTAGCAATCATGTCTGATACAAGGTCTGTAATCTTTTGCAGGACAAAGTACAGTTAACTGTCCAATACAGATATCTTAGGCCACATTTACACATTGAAAATAAGTCATTGTTAAGGTATGCATGAAGATTTATTTGAGATTTTCACCTCTGGTTCTTCTGGGCTCAATTTGGCTTCAAGAGACTGACAGAGACTCTCCTGTGTGAGCTCACTGCCCGTCACTTTCTTCGGTGTATGGGTCATATCTGTCGCCTGCTAAAGAAACATTTGACTTCAGTATCGATTGATAAATGTTTTACTAATATACTTAAATGGGCATGGTCTGGTTGATCTGCTGCCAACTAAACCAAAACTTAAAGGGAAAGCTCACCCAAAAATATTTATCATACCCTAATATTTTAATCTTGAAGGTAAATTAAAGGTACATTTAGACAATCCTGTGATAATCTCATTCACCAAGATAACCAAATGAAAAAATAGGCtacactttaatatttactatagtaatattataatatagtaatataatataattacaaaactTTGTTAATGTAGGCTATACAGTATGAAACTATAGTAAATTGATAAACTGTTCACATTTATTATGGCAATGTTCAAAGCATCTAAGAAGTAAAAGTATATAGGCTACCACCACAGTAGCTATTTCTTCACATAGGATCTTCACACAGATGTTGACAGTATTAACACTTTGTATGTataatcacacaaaaatgaacGAACAGCAttaaaaagcattaaaatgATTTGAATCTAGAAATCACACAGACTAAGACAGGGTACACAcatcattaaaataataaaataaacataagcGCGAAATTACTTGCTCCTAGAGTCTATCACGACGTAATTCACCGCACGCGCGCACGCAGCGACTGTTGCCTACCtttcaaagtaaacgatgaAAATCAGGGGTACGTCCTGGTTAGATCAGATCCATTTGTTTTAATGGTGGCTTTAAGAGTGTTACCATGTCCTCTAATCGTCGCCGATACTGCAAATGCCTATAAACCTTTAACCGAGATAATGAGTCTCGATGGCGTGTTGTTGGTGTTCCCTCTCTTGTTGCAACTGTGCCCTATTCACACCTGGCAACAGGTGTACAGTCATATACGAGCAGATCATGAAGTAGCATGCCGTTGAGAATAAGCAGAGCTCGCATTTGCATAGTTCACACGTAGCCTTTAAATAGGCTACAGGGTGGGAATATGTAAAACTTTTCGATTTTCTTTTAAATCAAaatgggattttttttaacaaagagATGTAAACGATTGCATGGCTATTTGTGCATGTCTTATCCAAGCagcaaattaattaaaaatatttacaaaatatgaATGTAACGAGATATGACTGttgtttaaaacataaacataaggCTATAAAGTATATAGAAGTAAACCCAGGGCAGGGAAGTAGATCAGCCACATTTTAGTCAAGAAAAATGTAGTAGGACCAGTCATACAAAATACATCTGACACCATTATATGAACACATACTTCAGTAAATAGATGCCAAATcaatttttgtcaaatcaacatatatttttaattgaaaaaactccgttaaacattttcaacttgtttttataagttatgtaaaTTTATCAAAGGTCAAAACTTTTTACATTGTGGCACACAAATGTATACAATTCTACTAAAAACATGATATTCAACCTCTGAGAATTGACTAAGTATAAACAGTGAATGGTGACAAGCAACATTACTAAAATTGACCTGTATGAAGTAATTACATTTTGTAGTTAAAGAAGCAACAGTTCTTATTACCTTAAATAAGGAAATAAGTAGGCCTATTTGTTTAGGATTAAGATGATGAAAATCTTCAAAGTGCATATAATATCTGCACGGTGACTTGTACAAAGCTAGAAATACTTGTCCTGAGAACCTGCTCCTTGCAGAGGGATGAAAGGTTACTAAGAAATCACCACCCAATTTCCATTCAATTGGTTTCTGTAGAGCTATTCATAGGATATGTCATCACTAAAACACCCGCAGAAATGAACAGTACCTTACAACCCAAGTTAAAAACCCTTAATGCAACCCACAGTGAGCCATCTGCATCAGATGAGGACAACAACTTAGGAGGAACCTGGAGTCAGGACTTATTTCAAAGGATTTCTGATCATTAAAACTGTATGATATTTAATAAAGCAGCAGTATGGACATGACATACAAAcatcctgtagctcaattggtacaGTATTGCGGTAACAACTCAAagattgtgggtttgattcaCAGGGAAGACGCAGACTGATCAAATGACTTGAATGCActagtcactttggataaaagccactttggataaaagcatctgccaagtgCATAGATTTAAATATTGAGCAGGGGTAGAAAACCAACCAAACTGGTGTCAGATGTGCAACGTATACTTACAATAAATCAGTTAGCTTAACTTATTCAAAATTAATTGTATATGTTACAGCAACTCGTCgctagtaaaaaaaaagttgaaataaattgaaaatCGAAGTTGATAATACTTAAAAGTTAAGTGCAATTGTTTTAACAGTGTATCTTCAATCTATTTTAGTTTGTACTGGGTACTTCCTTAACACCAATTTCCCAGGAACACATATACTGAAACAATGTATAGCTTGAAGTTGATTTAAGATAAAGAATCTGAtaacaaaaatgcaaatataaTACTATGATTTACATAATATAATAATGGCATAGtgcctttcatttttaaatatcTTATGTGTTTTTCCATCATATATTGTATATGTATATTGTGTAAAATTTAAGGTATAATAATATTACCTggaagtttttattaaaaaaaaaaaatcacgtATTTGTTTCTAATAAACTACAGAAAGTGTTTTATTTTGACTAACAGTTCACAAATAAATACTTCAATAGTAAATGCAATATTCaatcaatatttatttttaggaCTTAAACATTTTTGACTATTGAAGAGGATGTGTAATGCCTCCTCAACAAATACAATGGACAATACTGCAATGagcacatcatcatcatcatcatcaacaaaaaaataataatttgccAAACAAAGTAAACATGATGGCAACCATTGTGACTGTAAATATACCAGCGACAAATATAGTGAATCTCTCAAGTCGTGTCTTTCAATCTTCTGTACAGATAAAAATAGAACAATAATTACATCACTTTATATAATAACAACATCTAGATTTATGAAGAGGATGATCGGTAAAATATAAAGAGAGTTTgaacagaaaaaaatacatattgcacatatacacaaatgcacacacactgAAAGAAATGTCTTGTATTTGGAGACACCACGATAAAACACTAGCGCATTTACAACGACAACACAAGATAAACATAAAGCAGTGAAATGTAGAAGACAGCAAGAAGACTTTGACTAGATGTGTATATTTATGAAGTTTATGATCTCTGCCATGAATCTCAGTCCTCCAGTGTACGGAAGGCATTCTGCATGTCCTCAAGAAGTTGGGCGTATTCGGCTTTAATCTTCTCCTCACCTTCTTTGACTGGGTCCTAAAATGTATCAACATGTATTACAATACTGAAGATTCAAGTACAACATATATGTGATGGATCAGGTCATGTACCTTGAATTTCATGGAGCTGATCCTATAGAGGATTTCCCCCATGTGTTCACGGATCATACTCCAAGTGATTCTGTTGTCACTCTGTGCGGTCGTCTCTACAGCATGACGTGCCATGTCATAAAAAGCTATCGTGTTTGACAAGATTCCCACCGTCTTATAAAACGGACAGAATCTGAAACGTAAATCGAGtgattagttttttttatataagcaTAATGTGCTTAACTGTGTAAACGTGTGTTTGATACCTGTCATAAGGTGTGTATCCATTTTGCTGCAGAAAATCATCTTTGATCAGCTTGGCGACTTCCAGAGTGATCTTATCCGTTTCAGCTAATGAGgcctataaaaatgaaaacattttaaatgcatattaataatgaCCATAACAACGAAGAAAAAGAAATTTGTACCAGGATACTTACCTTTCCCACAAGCTGCACAATCTCAGCTAAGTCCTCCTCCTCCTGCAGGATCTCTTTGGCTTTGGTACGCAATGGCACGAATTCGGGAAAGTGTTTGTCGTAGTATTCTTCCAGAGCTCGCGTATACTTACTGTAACTGATGAGCCAGTTTACTGAGGGGAAGTGCTTTCTCTGAGCAAGTTTTTTATCCAGACCCCAGAACACCTGGACGTGTAAGAAGTAATAAATGGGACATTtatttgtgacccagtctgtaaaaacccaATATAAAAATTGTACCCAGCTAAAAATTTTACAGATAGGGTCACATTTGTCCTTTTCCAGAAATAATAAAGGAATACAATAAGCTATACACTGCTACGAGGCAGCATTATGACTGTGTATTAAGTATTGGAGTTAGAAGGAAATATGCACTTACTTGGACAATACCCAATGTAGCAGAAGTCACAGGATCTGAGAAATCTCCACCAGGGGGCGACACACTGTAATTAAAACAAATACTGAGCAAGCAGACAAGCATTTCATCCCTTTAATGACTGAAGTCAAACACTAAGACTGGATTTACACTGCCAAATCGTGATGCCCAATTCCGATTTGTTGCCTGTAGCCTCTGATTTTTTTGACGACCTGCTTACATAATCTTTTAAAAGCTATCCGATATCTgcatttacactaaacactAAGCAAAGGTAGACATACTGACCAGGAACAGCTTAAACCTCAAgaggaagtaaaatgtcttgatatgcaatggacacaaacaaaatgaatatacaagattatagagctttatttctgtaacaagACATTACGACACTAAGCAGAGCTGTCATTCTCAAGAAGAGTCATGTGATCATGGGTGGTCACATCATTTGCAAGCATCGCATTTTTAATGACGCACGACATGTCTTGAGATGGGAATATCCGATCTATCCGCTTACGTTGCAGGCGTGAATCCATGTATCCGATCAGATTAATTTCCACATATGAATGAGGCCTGAAACCGATCGGAAAATATTGGATTTTATGCACTTAGGGGATTTTTGCGAAATTAGACTCATAAGGTGATAAAAAAAGGatatgcaaagtaagagtatcaaaataggAAGCATACAgtcacaaacatctcttcatgtactattttgcacatgatttcaaatgacatcatacaaaccaattttgttgttttttccacatttaaggggaaaattttcattaccgcaacgtgtccatgactggatttgggttctttgacatggaaatatttataatgaaaaaataaaaagcttcagtgcatgttatactataaacatttacagtaaagaaacatgtggtatttggtgatcattggtaaatgtagagccAATAAGAAGTAATATATATGTGTCCTAGAAAAATTCTCACATCCTCCGCGAGacattttcaatcattgtttaagccctcaaggaactaacattttcaaaaaaaattgttggaagggtcataattgactgtgacactcaagatggctaccaagttgaaattttgtttgtcatagtacctagacaactttttagttttcattaccaaaacatgagtttgtaaatgcatatatttaatgtaatatcatgttgcggcaatgataattttttatgataatctaaaaaatgtaaataattctataggaaatatttttaaatcctctaaaaataatggttatagtaagttcagaccttaatcttatatgtgcttcaagggctttttaaaaaatctgatgctggacacctaaatctggatttcgtgagaatcacctgCTTTCTTCCTGATTACACGTCCGTGGGTCATATGCAATCTGTGCCACTTGAGGGGAAAATCGAAATTGAGTAATTTCAAACAGGCAGTATAAATGCAACCTAAGTAAGGTGTACTTACGCTCCGACAATGCTCACGCTGCCCTCTCTCTCCGGATTACCCAGACATTTAACCCTTCCAGCACGCTCATAAAACGAAGCCAATCGGGCCCCAAGATAGGCAGGATAACCACTATCTGTGAACgcaagcacacagatttatgtagCAGCCTATATGCTTTCCTGGACCAGTTGTGCAAAATGCACAGGTGACCAGGATGGTCACATTGTTTGTAATTGGAGAAGTGCGTACCAGCAGGCATCTCAGCCAGACGACCAGAGATCTCCCTTAGAGCTTCTGCCCATCGAGATGTAGAATCAGCCATCATGCTCACATTGTAACCCATGTCTCTGAAATACTCCGACAGTGTGATTCCTAAAAGTACATAAACAGCCATACTTGATCATCACAAACATGCTTTTCTATTAGTATAAGTGATTTAGGTGGGAACCGCTTTAACAAACCTGTGTAAATAGACGCCTCTCTGGCAGCTACGGGCATGTTGGATGTGTTGGCGACCAAGGCTGTTCTCTTCATGATGCTCTCCACTTTACCATCAACCTCCATGGTAAGCTATTAAACAAGAGGACTGTCAATCATCCAAGTACCAAACAAATTTTGTTTGCTGTTGGATCAATAGCCATGTTGTTTCTTACCTCAGGGAAATCTCGGAGTACTTCTGACATTTCATTACCACGCTCTCCACAGCCCACATAGACAATGACGTCACTGTTGGAGTATTTGGACAGGGACTGAGAGATTACGGTTTTACCACAACCGAAAGCACCAGGGATGGCCGTGGTTCCCCCCTGCACACACCTATGGATCAAAGGAATATACTCATATTTATGTCTAACTTTAGATATACAGGAACAACACACAGGCTCACAAATAAACACATAGAGGCATTAGAAATAATCAGAATAGTGAGTTTTTTGTATAAGATGTCTTAAATTCATCAAACCTGGTTCATGAATAAAAATTTGATTTAGTGACCTTCGTCCTATCAGACTTGCTAAAAGGGGAACATTGGATGGGATAGCCATAGTGGGATTTTTCATTTATCCCTCTATCAAAGCAATGTGtaccttaaaggcggggtgcgtgatttttgaaaaacactttggaaaagggagttgggccgagtaccaaaacacacttgtagccaatcagcagtaaggtgcgtgtctactaacccacatcgttgcctgggttgcgtatgtgtggggtgggtctatcaaaagaaggtccagattctattggagtaggggcgtgtttgtttaggtgattccaaatgtcaacattggctttcagagatcatgcaccccgcctttaagattTTGTATAAAGCATGTTAGCATGTGATTTTAAACACAGCACAACTGTGACTCACGGAAATAGGGCGTCCAGTACCCGCTGCCCAGTCAGCAATGGATGATTGGCAGGAAGTTTCTCAGTGACAGGACGGACCTGACGCACTGGCCACACCTGCACCATGGTGAACTTCTCCTTCACACCTTCAAACTCCAACTCCAACACTACATCctaacaaacacacatacacacgcttTGACATGCATTACACAGTTAATCTTATTTTACCATTATTTAAAGAAATCAAGCTGTTACTTGTCTTACCGAGACATCATAGTTGCCAGGTGGAGCCAAGTATGTGACAGTTCCCCGGCTTTTAGGCGGCAACatgattttatgttttataaGCGAGTTTTCAAACACTGCGCCATAGATATCGCCACCGGTGATGTGACTGCCAACCtgtgatgaaaaacattttgttttgggTCATTGAAAATTGGGAATATCATAGTTTTTATTACCAGAAGTCTACTTAAAGTCTAGTTTTTCTATCCTCTTTCTGACCCTTGGAAACTGGGAATTTTTGGTGCTGTGTTTTTAAGCTTACTGCCTTTTCATtcctttaatgttaaataagcCACTTACACGTAAGCTCTTGAATGGAGTGAATTCCCACTTCAGGTCACGATTAAGGGCACCAATGTTGACACCTCTGGGAATGTAGATGCTTTTGGTGAGGTCATTAATGTCTTTGAGGGGACGCTGAATACCATCAAAGATTGAACCCATGATTCCCGGTCCTAACTCCACAGAGAGGGGTTTCCCGGTACGCAGGACAGGGTCACCGACAGACACACCAGCTGATGATAGCTCAGGAAAACTGCTATACTATTTGCAATACTGTTCAATAGATTTAACAAAgtatataaattaattaatggCATGAATCAATCGTATGGACTTTATTTAGCATGAGTTCACATTAACATATAATCAAATATGATATAAAATAGTATATGGCATGCTGTCCAAGGAGAGGGCTCTGAGTTTTGAATATAAGCACGAATGCAGAGTTCTCTGCCGTCCTTAACTGGGATAGATATACAAGCTGAAAGTGAGACAATGGGGTGaaggagggatgctgcaaaaactgTTGTGGGATAGAGGTGAGGGACAGCAATATAGTATATGGAGACCTCTTTGCTATAATTGGTTGAATTACATGACTATGCTCCTCCCGAACGAAGTTAAACAAACTTCTTAAAAGTATATAATACAGAACAGAAGTCACAAGAAGAGTTAAGAGAAAACAGTTCATGTTTGTGTGCATATAGTTACATATAGGCCACACAAAACAGAATGCTAATACTAAACAGAATACAAATCTGTTATGTTTAAAGGATACAGGTCTCTTCATACACCTGAATGGTGGCCATGTCACCCTCCAGTCTTATAATCTCTCCCACAAGCTCACTGTGGCCCACACGCACCAGCTCATACATGGCAGCTCCTGCCATACTGGTTGCTGTCACCACTACAAACACAAGTATTGAGTTAGTAAAAAAATGGCATCTTAACAATGGCTT of Paramisgurnus dabryanus chromosome 22, PD_genome_1.1, whole genome shotgun sequence contains these proteins:
- the atp6v1ab gene encoding V-type proton ATPase catalytic subunit A, whose protein sequence is MDFSKLPKIRDEEQEGQFGYVHGVSGPVVTATSMAGAAMYELVRVGHSELVGEIIRLEGDMATIQVYEETSGVSVGDPVLRTGKPLSVELGPGIMGSIFDGIQRPLKDINDLTKSIYIPRGVNIGALNRDLKWEFTPFKSLRVGSHITGGDIYGAVFENSLIKHKIMLPPKSRGTVTYLAPPGNYDVSDVVLELEFEGVKEKFTMVQVWPVRQVRPVTEKLPANHPLLTGQRVLDALFPCVQGGTTAIPGAFGCGKTVISQSLSKYSNSDVIVYVGCGERGNEMSEVLRDFPELTMEVDGKVESIMKRTALVANTSNMPVAAREASIYTGITLSEYFRDMGYNVSMMADSTSRWAEALREISGRLAEMPADSGYPAYLGARLASFYERAGRVKCLGNPEREGSVSIVGAVSPPGGDFSDPVTSATLGIVQVFWGLDKKLAQRKHFPSVNWLISYSKYTRALEEYYDKHFPEFVPLRTKAKEILQEEEDLAEIVQLVGKASLAETDKITLEVAKLIKDDFLQQNGYTPYDRFCPFYKTVGILSNTIAFYDMARHAVETTAQSDNRITWSMIREHMGEILYRISSMKFKDPVKEGEEKIKAEYAQLLEDMQNAFRTLED